In Brettanomyces nanus chromosome 3, complete sequence, a single genomic region encodes these proteins:
- a CDS encoding uncharacterized protein (EggNog:ENOG41): MLQSCLYKHPTVVRITTRCITENHYKNLDLDPTADLKQIKKSFKRLSMKLHPDILLSQELPQDMLRKKKNHYLQIKKSYELLMDPEKKASYDRNIAVRTAAGARKAASTNSQRGNFFHYTRVRYPQSVGYDFGDSSHFDSKKHMKRNMANEQRIRERKIIQFGDLFRHDLNTRNIAYGVHKGLHQFHTGIDEAEREKAFLWRLFVGFVGMMVAWELTIGRVDSGNTSKKNEIHYSPHSETHRDELTPSLASSEYTATLLSNAIEGSGGRTKKANTKS; the protein is encoded by the coding sequence aTGCTGCAATCATGCTTATATAAACACCCTACCGTGGTAAGAATCACAACAAGATGCATTACGGAAAACCATTATAAAAACCTCGACTTGGATCCCACTGCAGACCTGAAGCAGATCAAGAAAAGCTTCAAGAGGCTCAGTATGAAGCTTCATCCGGACATCCTATTATCTCAAGAATTGCCCCAAGATATGcttagaaagaagaaaaaccACTATCTACAGATCAAGAAATCCTATGAGTTACTCATGGATcctgaaaagaaagcctCCTACGACAGAAATATCGCTGTGCGAACTGCTGCCGGTGCAAGGAAAGCTGCGTCGACCAACTCTCAAAGGGGAAACTTCTTCCACTATACAAGAGTCAGATATCCGCAATCAGTAGGCTACGACTTTGGCGATTCCTCACATTTCGACTCAAAGAAACATATGAAGCGTAACATGGCTAACGAGCAGCGAATAAGAGAGCGTAAAATCATCCAATTTGGTGACTTGTTTCGTCACGACTTGAACACCAGAAATATCGCCTATGGTGTTCACAAGGGACTACATCAGTTTCACACTGGAATAGATGAGgctgaaagagaaaaagcgTTTCTTTGGAGATTGTTTGTAGGTTTTGTGGGGATGATGGTGGCCTGGGAGTTGACGATAGGTCGGGTGGACAGTGGCAATACATCtaagaaaaatgaaattcATTATTCTCCACACAGCGAGACTCACAGAGACGAACTGACCCCGTCACTCGCTTCATCTGAGTACACTGCAACTCTTCTCTCGAACGCTATCGAAGGTTCTGGTGGCAGAACCAAAAAGGCCAATACCAAGTCCTGA